One segment of Haloplanus natans DSM 17983 DNA contains the following:
- a CDS encoding ArsR/SmtB family transcription factor — protein sequence MATTATADRPRSRDARREDTPDAVVVSACDDVPAQLRLLDDEYAREILAALAGTPMRGRDLIERCEMSRATVYRRLDRLRAAGFVTAETAVDPDGHHCQEFRLARDELTVRIENGALTVVATPATDPSA from the coding sequence ATGGCGACCACTGCAACGGCCGACCGACCGCGTTCCCGGGACGCCCGGCGTGAGGACACACCGGACGCGGTCGTCGTCAGCGCGTGTGACGACGTACCGGCACAGCTCCGCCTCCTCGACGACGAGTACGCGCGGGAGATACTCGCGGCGCTCGCCGGTACGCCCATGCGCGGCCGAGACCTGATCGAGCGCTGTGAGATGTCGCGGGCGACGGTGTACCGGCGCCTCGACCGACTCCGAGCGGCCGGGTTCGTGACGGCCGAGACGGCGGTCGACCCCGACGGCCACCACTGTCAGGAGTTTCGGCTCGCCCGCGACGAGTTGACGGTCCGAATCGAGAACGGGGCGCTCACGGTCGTCGCGACGCCGGCCACCGATCCGTCGGCGTGA
- a CDS encoding Rossmann-fold NAD(P)-binding domain-containing protein codes for MADRRLSRPSDDASGTAARRDDGSDVARDRQVLIVGDGIGAAAAAGFLDRAGLDPVLASPARGRPLPPVVTLWQSGLTLLERLGLRRPVERHGTTLSRFACRTRGRCWPAGDTDHPVLVAVARTDLDAVLERRLLDRVRTAERPVATLTSTERGVRAVFERGVDELFDAVLTTERRLFPGDEATDARAIHRWTGRWPAAAPAPDVPTEAWGDRHAAFAVPAPDATFVHLVTATETAAADAVGPADVGDRFGHLFDPPVTPFADRLPDFQYERLPCVSPASRCADGVAPLGPASRTSIPGDCLGAALAIEDAWVFADELASGAGAVTDCLGRYDRRRRRRDTELVAACDPDAADSGLQSAPIRRLRATRAAVLGPDPPSSVHALASEVPDRL; via the coding sequence ATGGCGGACCGTCGTCTCTCGCGGCCGTCCGACGACGCGTCCGGCACCGCCGCCCGCCGTGACGACGGCTCCGATGTCGCCCGCGACCGACAGGTTCTGATCGTCGGCGACGGGATCGGCGCCGCGGCGGCCGCCGGATTTCTCGACCGCGCGGGCCTCGATCCGGTGCTTGCGTCTCCCGCCCGCGGCCGGCCGCTCCCGCCGGTGGTGACTCTCTGGCAGTCGGGGTTGACGCTGCTCGAACGCCTCGGACTTCGGCGTCCCGTCGAACGCCACGGCACCACCCTGTCCCGTTTCGCCTGCCGGACGCGTGGCCGGTGTTGGCCGGCGGGCGACACCGATCACCCCGTGCTCGTTGCGGTCGCTCGCACCGACCTCGACGCCGTCCTCGAGCGCCGGCTACTGGACCGAGTCCGAACCGCCGAGCGTCCGGTCGCGACGCTCACTTCGACCGAACGCGGCGTCCGTGCCGTCTTCGAACGCGGCGTCGACGAACTGTTCGACGCCGTCCTCACGACCGAGCGCCGTCTGTTCCCCGGCGACGAGGCGACGGACGCACGAGCGATCCACCGCTGGACGGGGCGCTGGCCGGCGGCCGCCCCTGCGCCGGACGTGCCGACCGAGGCGTGGGGCGACCGGCACGCCGCGTTCGCCGTCCCGGCTCCGGACGCGACGTTCGTCCACCTGGTCACGGCCACGGAAACGGCGGCCGCCGACGCCGTCGGACCCGCCGACGTCGGCGACCGCTTCGGACATCTCTTCGACCCGCCGGTTACCCCGTTTGCGGACCGGCTCCCCGACTTCCAGTACGAACGGCTCCCGTGTGTCTCGCCCGCATCCCGGTGTGCCGACGGCGTTGCGCCCCTCGGCCCGGCGAGCCGAACGTCGATTCCCGGCGACTGCCTCGGCGCCGCCCTCGCCATCGAGGACGCGTGGGTGTTCGCCGACGAGTTGGCGTCGGGCGCGGGCGCCGTCACCGACTGTCTCGGGCGCTACGACCGCCGGCGCCGCCGCCGCGATACCGAACTGGTCGCGGCCTGTGACCCCGACGCCGCCGATTCCGGGCTCCAGTCGGCGCCGATCCGACGGCTGCGCGCAACCCGGGCGGCCGTTCTCGGCCCCGACCCGCCGTCGTCGGTGCACGCGCTGGCGAGTGAGGTCCCCGACCGACTCTGA
- a CDS encoding ArsR/SmtB family transcription factor, whose amino-acid sequence MKTRASRADRDAPSTAAETLLALLGDEYTCRLLTTLDGRSLPAAELVDRCEMSRATVYRRLDRLEDAGLVTSQLRYDPDGHHRREFELALDSVELRVDEGGVDGTVRATGPADD is encoded by the coding sequence ATGAAGACACGCGCCTCTCGCGCCGACCGCGACGCCCCGTCGACGGCCGCCGAGACGCTTCTCGCGTTGCTCGGCGACGAGTACACTTGCCGACTCCTCACGACACTCGACGGGCGCTCGCTCCCGGCGGCGGAACTCGTCGATCGCTGTGAGATGTCGCGGGCGACGGTGTACCGGCGCCTCGACCGCCTCGAAGACGCCGGCCTCGTCACCTCGCAACTCCGCTACGACCCCGACGGCCACCACCGCCGCGAGTTCGAACTCGCCCTCGATTCGGTCGAACTCCGTGTCGACGAGGGCGGCGTCGACGGGACGGTCCGGGCGACCGGGCCGGCCGACGACTGA
- a CDS encoding PAS domain S-box protein: MPSHSPLHVDVVGPPAFATALTDATGESGTRLSATTAPLDALPEHLDGTDCLLLDRRTAGASWRAVLERVADARPRVPVVVLVGDDAASTVAAAVEAGATDWLPRSLCETRPDTVVDRIDGLAGRARPSRRDDPVERFDRATATHDPDTGRLRAANGALVDLLGYDRARLREAGIDALVATDSGIEPVVADAGATWEPTAHEWQVETADGDRRWLATDIWPGSDGDDPCIFAVSRDVTERKRRERRFRLVAENVDEIIYVANEDFSEVRYLNPAYEDVWGRPVEEVYENATAFVDAIDPRDREAFETEFARMREDIARGEAADSYEFEFRIRRPDGERRWVSATGYPVETPAGDGWYVGIASDITERRELERTYRELFDKSSAAITLHDPETKEMVGVNDTMCDLLGYDRETLLDIGAVGISVADEGYTEQRGAEIIDRVMAAGEPEEYEWVVEDADGDRHVLLVTGTPVTINGQERFLSASQDITERKRREREIEEERQKYSALVEQSTDAVVVVRDGQYVFVNDRFCEITGYDEAELLGMPFQNVFTPSSRELVRERYERRVAGESPPNQYDVEVETADGDRLTLELSVSRIRHEGEPATMANFRDVTERRGRERTIERLQAATERLQGAETTDEVYRITVETARDVLGLPMTACWRHDPDAERLTYVDGTEPVAEMRSGTGPVSFGPGDTEYGIFERDEATTYDPSESHDHNPLDAAIVVSLGEHGLLAAGDCSRDDYEPYRLDAAQVLAGHATTALNRVDRAEQLRESEHRLQAIVDRIDEAIFLAPAAELTAGDPAPDFVSSGYEDIWGQPLDGLHETYEEGFFDTLHPDDYDDYRAFIDRLAAAVSAGDADERYRREYRIERPDGEIRWVRSEFYPTEWTDGVPRVVIVSRDVTAAKRRERTIESFHDATAELTTADTVVDAARMAVDAAADVFDLPATAVYRYDEATATLEPAATGPALPEAAALPALTDDDTRAWDAFVSETMYRVDDGAEPLGDVRPGEEAVLFPLGGNGLLAVCGSGVDTEAASIIAATLEAALNRLRGERRLESRRAELEAQTERARRLESITELTRRIEAAITGHSSRRGIQEAVCAELVDRDPFDAAWIAAADVGTDRLTPRATAGIDADAVERVLDGAAPGTDSAAAHPVAEAWETGEPRVVDDLVGSGRRREWQRLLLTFGAGSVCAVPLAYSGITYGALVVVADDPGEFEDREVDVLSQLGTSIGYAIAAIERRRALESDDTLELEFRGSDAGLPFARLARETGCRVRHERTVRRQDGSVSVYYTVRGDLPADVADAASSTLPGDIEVAARRDGEVVVERRGSSWFGAFVSEYGGVLRRGAATDGDVSLVVELPREADIRTIVDRFRAEFPALDLTAQRQHQETETTPGELHRRIEQRLTDRQYEAIETAHAMGYFEWPRESSGEEVAETLDITQPTINKHLRLGERKVFDLLLGNGDSA; this comes from the coding sequence ATGCCATCTCACTCTCCCCTCCACGTCGATGTGGTGGGGCCGCCGGCGTTCGCCACGGCCCTCACCGACGCGACGGGCGAGTCCGGGACTCGTCTGTCTGCGACGACCGCCCCCCTCGACGCCCTCCCGGAGCATCTCGACGGCACCGACTGTCTCCTCCTCGACCGCCGGACCGCGGGCGCGTCGTGGCGGGCCGTCCTCGAACGCGTCGCCGACGCCCGGCCGCGGGTTCCGGTCGTCGTCTTGGTCGGCGATGACGCCGCGTCGACCGTCGCCGCGGCCGTCGAGGCCGGCGCGACGGACTGGCTTCCCCGTTCGCTGTGCGAGACGCGCCCCGACACCGTCGTCGACCGCATCGACGGCCTCGCCGGTCGTGCCCGACCCTCCCGTCGTGACGATCCGGTCGAGCGGTTCGACCGGGCGACGGCGACCCACGACCCCGACACCGGCCGTCTCCGCGCCGCGAACGGGGCGCTGGTCGACCTGCTCGGCTACGACCGGGCGCGGCTCCGAGAGGCGGGGATCGACGCCCTCGTCGCGACGGATTCGGGCATCGAACCCGTCGTGGCAGACGCCGGCGCGACGTGGGAACCGACCGCCCACGAGTGGCAAGTCGAGACGGCGGACGGCGACCGCCGGTGGCTGGCGACCGATATCTGGCCCGGCAGCGACGGGGACGACCCCTGTATCTTCGCCGTCTCCCGCGACGTGACCGAGCGGAAGCGACGCGAACGGCGTTTCCGACTCGTCGCCGAGAACGTCGACGAGATCATCTACGTGGCCAACGAGGACTTCTCCGAGGTTCGGTATCTGAACCCCGCCTACGAAGACGTCTGGGGCCGCCCCGTCGAGGAGGTGTACGAGAACGCGACCGCCTTCGTCGACGCCATCGATCCCCGGGATAGGGAGGCGTTCGAGACGGAGTTCGCGCGGATGCGCGAGGACATCGCTCGCGGCGAGGCCGCCGACAGCTACGAGTTCGAGTTCCGTATCCGCCGGCCGGACGGGGAGCGTCGGTGGGTCTCGGCCACCGGCTACCCGGTCGAGACGCCGGCGGGCGATGGCTGGTACGTCGGCATCGCGAGCGACATCACCGAGCGACGCGAACTCGAACGGACCTACCGGGAGTTGTTCGACAAATCCAGCGCGGCGATCACGCTCCACGATCCGGAGACGAAAGAGATGGTCGGCGTCAACGACACCATGTGTGACCTGCTCGGCTACGACCGGGAGACGCTGCTGGATATCGGTGCCGTCGGCATCAGTGTGGCGGACGAGGGCTACACGGAGCAACGGGGCGCCGAGATCATCGACCGGGTCATGGCGGCCGGCGAACCGGAGGAGTACGAGTGGGTCGTCGAGGACGCGGACGGCGACCGACACGTGCTGCTCGTGACCGGCACGCCCGTGACGATCAACGGGCAGGAGCGGTTCCTCTCCGCCTCACAGGACATCACCGAGCGAAAGCGACGCGAGCGCGAAATCGAGGAGGAACGGCAGAAGTACTCGGCGCTGGTCGAGCAGAGCACCGACGCCGTCGTCGTCGTCAGGGACGGCCAGTACGTCTTCGTCAACGACCGCTTCTGTGAAATCACCGGCTACGACGAGGCGGAACTGCTCGGTATGCCGTTCCAGAACGTGTTCACGCCGTCGTCCCGGGAACTGGTCAGGGAGCGATACGAGCGCCGCGTGGCCGGCGAATCCCCGCCCAACCAGTACGATGTCGAGGTCGAGACGGCCGATGGCGACCGGCTGACGCTCGAACTGTCCGTCTCGCGCATCCGACACGAGGGGGAGCCGGCGACGATGGCGAACTTCCGGGACGTGACCGAGCGCCGAGGGCGGGAACGAACGATCGAACGGCTTCAGGCGGCCACCGAGCGCCTTCAGGGAGCCGAGACGACCGACGAGGTGTACCGGATCACGGTCGAGACGGCACGGGACGTGCTCGGGCTGCCGATGACGGCGTGCTGGCGTCACGACCCCGACGCCGAGCGACTCACCTACGTGGACGGGACCGAGCCCGTCGCGGAGATGCGGTCCGGAACCGGGCCGGTGTCTTTCGGCCCCGGCGACACGGAGTACGGGATCTTCGAGCGCGACGAGGCGACGACGTACGACCCCAGCGAGTCCCACGACCACAACCCGCTCGACGCCGCCATCGTCGTCTCGCTCGGCGAACACGGCCTCCTCGCGGCGGGCGACTGCAGCCGGGACGACTACGAGCCGTACCGCCTCGACGCCGCGCAGGTGCTCGCCGGTCACGCCACTACCGCGCTCAATCGGGTGGACAGGGCCGAGCAGTTGCGCGAGAGCGAGCACCGACTGCAGGCGATCGTCGATCGGATCGACGAGGCCATCTTCCTCGCACCGGCCGCCGAACTGACTGCGGGCGATCCGGCCCCCGACTTCGTCAGCTCCGGCTACGAGGACATCTGGGGCCAGCCGCTCGACGGCCTCCACGAGACGTACGAGGAGGGGTTTTTCGACACGCTCCATCCCGACGACTACGACGACTACCGCGCCTTCATCGACCGTCTCGCCGCGGCGGTGTCGGCCGGTGACGCCGACGAGCGATACAGACGGGAGTACCGCATCGAACGCCCCGACGGCGAGATTCGCTGGGTCCGCTCCGAGTTCTACCCGACCGAGTGGACGGACGGCGTCCCCCGCGTCGTCATCGTCAGCCGCGACGTGACCGCGGCGAAACGACGCGAGCGGACCATCGAGTCGTTCCACGACGCGACGGCGGAGCTGACGACGGCCGACACCGTCGTCGACGCGGCCCGGATGGCCGTCGACGCCGCCGCGGACGTGTTCGACCTGCCCGCGACTGCCGTCTACCGCTACGACGAGGCGACGGCCACGCTCGAACCGGCGGCCACCGGCCCGGCGCTTCCGGAGGCGGCGGCGCTCCCCGCGCTCACCGACGACGACACGCGGGCCTGGGACGCGTTCGTCAGCGAGACGATGTACCGCGTTGACGACGGCGCCGAGCCGTTGGGCGACGTGCGGCCGGGCGAGGAGGCGGTCCTGTTCCCGCTCGGCGGCAACGGGCTGCTCGCCGTCTGTGGGTCGGGCGTCGACACCGAGGCGGCGAGCATCATCGCCGCGACGCTCGAAGCCGCGCTGAACCGGCTCCGCGGCGAGCGACGACTCGAATCGCGTCGGGCGGAGTTGGAGGCACAGACCGAGCGCGCCCGTCGCCTGGAGTCGATCACCGAACTGACACGGCGCATCGAGGCGGCCATCACCGGCCACTCCTCGCGTCGCGGGATTCAGGAGGCAGTCTGTGCGGAACTGGTGGATCGCGACCCCTTCGACGCCGCCTGGATCGCCGCCGCCGACGTGGGGACGGACCGGCTGACGCCCCGGGCGACCGCCGGTATCGACGCCGACGCCGTCGAACGCGTCCTCGACGGGGCCGCTCCCGGCACCGACTCGGCGGCGGCTCATCCCGTGGCCGAGGCGTGGGAGACGGGCGAGCCCCGCGTCGTCGACGACCTGGTCGGGAGCGGCCGCCGTCGCGAGTGGCAGCGACTCCTCCTCACGTTCGGTGCCGGGTCGGTCTGTGCGGTCCCGCTCGCGTACAGCGGCATCACCTACGGCGCGCTCGTCGTCGTCGCCGACGACCCCGGCGAGTTCGAGGACCGGGAGGTGGACGTGCTCTCACAGCTCGGAACCTCCATCGGCTACGCCATCGCGGCCATCGAGCGCCGGCGCGCCCTCGAATCCGACGACACGCTCGAACTCGAGTTCCGGGGGAGCGATGCGGGCCTCCCCTTCGCACGACTGGCGCGTGAAACGGGGTGTCGCGTCCGCCACGAGCGGACCGTCCGCCGACAGGACGGCTCCGTCAGCGTCTACTACACCGTCCGCGGCGACCTCCCGGCGGACGTGGCCGACGCGGCGTCGTCGACTCTCCCCGGCGACATCGAGGTCGCTGCCCGCCGGGACGGGGAAGTCGTCGTCGAGCGTCGCGGGTCGTCCTGGTTCGGCGCCTTCGTCTCCGAGTACGGCGGCGTCCTCCGGCGCGGAGCGGCGACCGACGGCGATGTCTCGCTCGTGGTCGAACTCCCTCGCGAGGCCGACATCCGCACCATCGTCGATCGGTTCCGGGCGGAGTTCCCGGCGCTCGACCTCACGGCCCAGCGTCAACACCAGGAGACGGAGACGACTCCCGGCGAACTGCACCGCCGGATCGAACAGCGTCTGACCGACCGGCAGTACGAGGCCATCGAGACGGCACACGCCATGGGCTACTTCGAGTGGCCCCGCGAGAGCAGCGGCGAGGAAGTCGCCGAGACGCTCGATATCACCCAGCCGACGATCAACAAACACCTCCGCCTCGGCGAGCGGAAGGTGTTCGACCTCCTCCTCGGGAACGGCGATTCGGCGTGA
- a CDS encoding ArsR/SmtB family transcription factor, translated as MAESIFPVRDAESTPDPDPDPQIVPLGEADAIVEALASGTARRLVSLLHEEPMVPSELAERAETSIQNVTYHLERLSDAGVVEVVDTWYSSRGTEMDVYAPASGPLVIRCGDGYEGAVSRALGATAAPETGLANSD; from the coding sequence ATGGCAGAGAGTATCTTCCCGGTTCGCGACGCGGAGTCCACCCCCGACCCCGACCCGGACCCGCAGATCGTCCCGCTCGGAGAGGCCGACGCGATCGTCGAAGCGCTCGCATCGGGGACGGCGCGTCGCCTCGTCTCCCTCCTGCACGAGGAGCCGATGGTGCCGTCCGAACTCGCCGAGCGGGCGGAGACGTCGATCCAGAACGTCACGTACCACCTGGAGCGGCTGAGCGACGCCGGAGTCGTCGAGGTGGTCGACACCTGGTACTCCTCGCGCGGGACCGAGATGGACGTGTACGCGCCGGCATCCGGCCCGCTCGTCATCCGCTGTGGCGACGGGTACGAGGGCGCAGTGTCGCGGGCACTCGGCGCGACGGCGGCGCCGGAAACTGGGCTCGCGAACTCCGACTGA
- a CDS encoding cold-shock protein, which translates to MANGKVDFFNDTGGYGFIETEDADDDVFFHMEDVGGEDLTEGTEIEFDIEQAPKGPRATNVVRV; encoded by the coding sequence ATGGCAAACGGTAAGGTTGATTTCTTCAACGACACTGGCGGCTACGGTTTCATCGAGACTGAGGATGCTGACGACGACGTTTTCTTCCACATGGAGGACGTTGGCGGCGAGGATCTGACGGAAGGGACCGAGATCGAATTCGACATCGAACAGGCCCCCAAGGGCCCGCGCGCGACGAACGTCGTTCGCGTTTAA
- a CDS encoding mandelate racemase/muconate lactonizing enzyme family protein — protein sequence MQVTDVEATPLESPVDTVQMKTGETEQTIGVSPVVVKVHTDAGITGLGETLTYDPTGRDTVYAAEGVNALARHLVGENPLDVSQRWTELYQHAKRSGAFKPLSAIDEALWDIAAKDADKPLYELLGGAAGDVAAYATFPHRKSTEELVEDGAWLADAGFDSMKITVGAGVERDRERIRTIAEALPEGFRLSMDANTSYGVAEALRLGRTADELEMEWFEEPIPHTDIEGQAELNRRLDTPVAAYQSHYPHYPAVDHLRANALDVYQPSLYVCGGVTAANRVATLVEAFDRRFVPHAFGPLVNYAASLHVAVASPACDLIEFAVYDDDADDPGQYVASPYVANQDEFGLEDGVMAPPDRPGIGVELDEDIVADLRIE from the coding sequence ATGCAGGTAACTGACGTGGAGGCGACCCCGCTGGAGAGTCCCGTCGACACGGTGCAGATGAAAACCGGGGAGACCGAACAGACCATCGGCGTCTCGCCCGTCGTCGTGAAGGTTCACACGGACGCGGGAATCACCGGCCTCGGCGAGACGCTGACGTACGACCCAACGGGACGGGACACGGTGTACGCCGCGGAAGGGGTGAACGCGCTCGCCCGGCATCTGGTGGGCGAGAATCCCCTCGACGTGAGTCAGCGGTGGACGGAACTCTACCAGCACGCCAAACGCTCGGGGGCGTTCAAGCCGCTGTCCGCCATCGACGAGGCGCTCTGGGATATCGCGGCGAAGGATGCGGACAAGCCGCTCTACGAACTGCTCGGGGGAGCGGCAGGCGACGTGGCCGCCTACGCCACCTTCCCGCACCGCAAGTCGACCGAGGAACTCGTCGAGGACGGTGCATGGCTCGCCGACGCCGGCTTCGACTCCATGAAGATCACCGTCGGTGCGGGCGTCGAACGTGACCGCGAGCGAATCCGCACCATCGCCGAGGCACTCCCGGAGGGCTTTCGCCTGTCGATGGACGCCAACACCTCCTACGGCGTCGCCGAGGCGCTCCGCCTCGGCCGGACGGCCGACGAGTTGGAGATGGAGTGGTTCGAGGAGCCCATTCCCCACACGGACATCGAGGGACAGGCGGAGCTCAACCGTCGGCTCGACACGCCAGTCGCCGCCTACCAGTCCCACTACCCCCACTACCCGGCAGTCGATCACTTGCGCGCGAACGCGCTCGACGTGTATCAACCGTCGCTGTACGTCTGTGGCGGCGTGACGGCCGCGAACCGCGTCGCGACGCTCGTCGAGGCGTTCGATCGGCGGTTCGTCCCCCACGCGTTCGGCCCGCTGGTCAACTACGCCGCGAGCCTCCACGTCGCCGTCGCCAGCCCCGCCTGCGACCTCATCGAGTTCGCCGTCTACGACGACGACGCCGACGACCCCGGGCAGTACGTCGCCAGCCCCTACGTCGCGAACCAAGACGAGTTCGGCCTGGAGGACGGCGTCATGGCACCGCCGGACCGTCCGGGTATCGGCGTCGAACTCGACGAGGACATCGTCGCGGACCTCCGGATCGAGTAG
- a CDS encoding spermidine synthase: MASLPDRTGWRPSRPGLAVFVSGIASMGLEILAGRIVAPQFGSSIYTWGSIIAVFLAALSLGYHLGGKRAAERATDDRLAWLLVGTAAYVAVVVFASDPLMAAAGAIPLPSRFASLPAVTLLFGPPTYLLGYVSPYAAELTGTEAVGAASGQVYAVGTVGSIVGAFVTTFVLIPELSVEAIGVGFGLLCVGTALWLAWGASSRDPALASVAVAVLVVAAGFNGAIGVSPGGPVLYGTQTPYQELEVTQVGDTRTLYLDGQPHSAMDVSDPDRHVFEYTRYFHLPLLMTEDVDRVLFVGGGGFTGPKHFASEYDVTVDVAELDPEVIDTAKRYFGLEESANLNVYNVGGRQFLQETNRTYDLIVLDAYKKDKVPFQLTTVEFMRLAESRLDDDGVLFANLISAPSGPASKFYRAEYKTMARVFPQIYTFPTAEGSVVQNVEVVATKRDERFTPAELRRRNEARDIGIDLADEIGMYRPPPPTDDVPVLRDDRAPVDALLDPMVGQRYVIQRTGNVTTPSEARDVRPVDPAPISRPDAARAVR, encoded by the coding sequence ATGGCCTCCCTCCCCGACCGAACCGGCTGGCGACCTTCCCGACCCGGCCTCGCGGTGTTCGTCTCCGGCATCGCCAGCATGGGGCTTGAAATCCTCGCCGGCCGCATCGTCGCCCCGCAGTTCGGGAGCAGCATCTACACCTGGGGGAGCATCATCGCCGTCTTCCTCGCGGCGCTCTCGCTCGGCTACCACCTCGGCGGCAAGCGGGCGGCCGAACGGGCGACCGACGACCGGCTCGCGTGGCTTCTCGTCGGCACCGCCGCCTACGTCGCCGTCGTCGTCTTCGCGTCCGACCCTCTCATGGCCGCTGCCGGCGCCATCCCGCTCCCGAGCCGTTTCGCCTCGCTCCCCGCGGTCACCCTGCTTTTCGGCCCGCCGACCTACCTCCTCGGCTACGTCAGCCCCTACGCCGCCGAACTGACGGGGACGGAGGCGGTCGGCGCGGCCTCCGGCCAGGTGTACGCCGTCGGCACCGTCGGCAGCATCGTCGGCGCCTTCGTGACGACGTTCGTGTTGATACCCGAACTGTCCGTCGAGGCCATCGGCGTCGGCTTCGGCCTGCTCTGTGTCGGGACGGCGCTGTGGCTCGCGTGGGGGGCGAGCAGCCGCGATCCGGCGCTCGCGAGCGTTGCCGTCGCCGTCCTCGTCGTCGCCGCCGGCTTCAACGGCGCCATCGGCGTCTCGCCCGGCGGCCCCGTTCTCTACGGGACCCAGACGCCGTACCAGGAACTCGAAGTCACGCAGGTCGGGGACACGCGAACCCTCTACCTCGACGGCCAGCCACACAGCGCGATGGACGTGAGCGATCCGGACCGCCACGTCTTCGAGTACACCCGCTACTTCCACCTCCCCCTGCTCATGACCGAGGACGTTGACCGGGTGCTTTTCGTCGGCGGCGGCGGCTTCACCGGCCCCAAACATTTCGCGTCCGAGTACGACGTGACCGTCGACGTGGCCGAACTCGACCCCGAGGTGATCGACACCGCGAAACGCTACTTCGGGCTGGAGGAGTCCGCGAACCTGAACGTCTACAACGTCGGCGGCCGACAGTTCCTCCAGGAGACGAACCGCACCTACGACCTGATCGTCCTCGACGCCTACAAGAAGGACAAGGTGCCCTTCCAGTTGACGACCGTCGAGTTCATGCGCCTCGCCGAATCGCGACTGGACGACGACGGCGTGCTCTTCGCGAACCTCATCTCCGCGCCGAGCGGCCCGGCCTCGAAGTTCTACCGCGCCGAGTACAAGACGATGGCGAGAGTGTTCCCACAGATATACACCTTCCCGACCGCGGAAGGAAGCGTCGTCCAGAACGTCGAAGTCGTCGCCACGAAGCGCGACGAGCGGTTCACGCCGGCCGAACTCCGCCGGCGCAACGAGGCGCGGGACATCGGGATCGACCTCGCCGACGAGATAGGGATGTACCGACCGCCGCCGCCGACCGACGACGTGCCCGTCCTGCGCGACGACCGGGCGCCAGTCGACGCCCTCCTCGATCCGATGGTGGGCCAGCGATACGTGATCCAGCGCACGGGGAACGTGACGACGCCGTCGGAAGCGAGGGACGTTCGGCCCGTCGATCCGGCCCCGATCTCCCGTCCCGACGCGGCGCGTGCCGTCCGGTAA